TGCGGCGCGGGCCGCTTCGGCTTCCGAGAGCCGGCTTTCAAGTGCTGCAGTCCGGGAGGTTGCTTCCGTATTCCTGCTGCGCAGATCAGCGACCAGAGCCTCCAGCGCTTCGCGCCGCGCAGCGGCCAGCCGGGCCTGTTCCTGGGCGCTGTCGACTTCATTGCGCGCTGCAGCAATGGCCAGTTGGGCCGCCGAGAGTTCTTCCTCTCGTTCAGCCAGTTCGGCCTGCAACTGTTCGCGTTCACTGCGGGCCTGTTCCTGCAGACGACTGCGCGCAGCAATCAGGGCGGCCACTTCGGCCTCGAAATCGGTCAGTCGGCTGCGCGCCTCGGTCAGCTCTGTCCGGCTTTCCTCAAGCTGGTTGTTCAACCGCGTGATCCGCGCTGCGCGGTCACGGGCCTCGGCTTCGGCCTGTGTCAAGGCCTCTTGCGCCTGTGCCAGACGTGCTTCCTCGGCCTCGAGTTGATCGGTCAGGCTTTCTTCCCGGTTCCGAGATGCGGTCAGCGCCTCGCCAAGTGCCGAGACCTGCTGCCCCAGATCCTGCAATTGCGCTTCCTGTTGCGACAGCTTCCGGCTTTGCTGTTCGATCGTGTCATCCTGTGTCGTGATCTGTTCGCGCAGAACCGACTGGACAACCATGAAGATCGTCAGCACGAACATCAGCACCATCAGCAGCGCCGTCATCGCATCGACGAAGCCAGGCCAGATCGAGGCCGAAAACCGGTTTCCCGACGACGCCCTGCGCAATGCCATGGATCAACCCCGCTCTCTGTCCAGCAGCGGATCGCGCAGCAGATCGTCGCGGAATGGGTCGTTGAAACGTGCGGCGCGTACGGCGCGGGTCAGAACAAGAATGTCAGAGCGCAATTCGGCCACCATCTCGTCGCGCCCTTCGGCCAGATCACGGTTCAGGCGATCCAATGCCGCCTCGATGCCTGACAGATCCGGCCCCAGATCTGTCGAGGGTGGTCGTTGCGCCAGCGCGATCAACTGATTCTGCCCTTCGACCATCTGGTTCAAGGCTTTCGAGAGCGAGGCAATCCGCGCAACCGCGGCATCCTGTTCGGCCTCGACCCGGCGGGTCAGGGCCTCGACGGCCTCGGCCATGACCACGATTCTCTCGTCTGCCATGATTGCCGATTCGTCGCGCAGCGCATCGCGTTCGGCGTGATAGCTTTGCAGGCGATCCATCTGCGCCGCCAATTGGTCGATGGCCCTGGACATGACGGCCTGATCCATGCCGCCGGTGTCGGAATCGGCAAGGCTGACACGGGTGAAACCCGACATCCACTCTTCCAATTCGCGGTAAAAGCGGTTCTGCCCGTGGGTGACGAACAGTTCCAGGAGGCCCACGACCAAGGATCCTGCCAAACCCAGAAGGGACGAGGAAAAGGCCGTGGCCATGCCGCCCAGCTGAGCCTCCAGCCCGGTCATCAGCTTTTCAAAGACCTGCAGTCCGGTTTCGCCGTCTTGCGGGGCCAGCGCACGGATGGTTTCCACAACTGCGGGAACTGTGGTCGCCAGCCCATAGAAGGTTCCAAGAAGTCCGAGAAAAATCAAGAGATTGGAGAGATATCTTGTAATGTCTCGAAGTTCGTCGATCCGCGTGGCGACCGAATCCAGGATCGAGCGTGCCGATCCGGTCGAGATGATGCCGCCCGATGGCCCGCCTGTGCCAAGCAGAGCCGCCAGAGGGGCGAGCAGTCGCGGCGCGGTATCGGTATCCATGGCGGACCGTGCGGCCACGCCTTTCTCAACCGCATTGCGGCGGCGACCGGCAAAACGTTCGATCCAGCTGACCGAGCGGACCAGCTGTGCCACCTGCCAGAAACAGGCCAGCACGCCGACCGAGAACACCGCGAGGATCAACCCGTTCAGCCATGTGTTGGCCATGAAGATCGGCAGAATCCGCCCATAGGTGAACCATCCGCCGGTCAAGACCAGCGCCAGCACGGTCAGCATCAACAGGATCTGGCGGACGGGCTGTGAAAAATGCGGCGTGGCGGGGCTGTTCGGACCGGCCCCGCGTGATGCGGTGATGCGCCGGTTCGTCAGTTTCATGCGCTCTCCAGGTGAGGACAGGCGGTTGTCGGGGCTATGTGGTGTCTGGTCGTTGTCTGGATCGCTCAAGAGGTGCCAGTCCCGTAATGGTTGCCGTCAGGAAATCATCTTGAGTGTAGGCGGGCGGTTGCGACTTGCCAAGCGATCCGAGGGTCAGTCGGGCGTTTGTCTGTTGCCTTCACCCATCAGAATTTCCTGAACATTTGATGCAAGTTTGTTCATCGTCTCATCCGGCAGGCCGATTTCGCTCAGATGGCGGGCGGTGTTGAACAGGTATTCGGCATTCGGGCCGCGTTTTCCCTGCGCGCAAGAGATGATGCGCGCCTGCTCATGCAGGCACAAACCTCCGGCATATTGCCAGTGATCGCGCCGCATCACATAGGCGATGGCCTCGATCTGGCGGCCATCTTCCAGTTCAAGCGGCACGATGGCCTCGCGATAGGCCCCGGTATCCATCTCACGCTCGCGCAGGTAATCCATGACCTCGGCGTGATCACCATCGGGAATGCGCAGGGCCAAGCCACTGCACCGTGCATCGGGATTACGATCCAGCCCCAGAACCAGCCCGGGGTTTGTCTCGGTGCCGCGATAGCGCGTCGAGCGCAGGCAGAAGCTGCGGGCATAGCCGGTCAGTTGTGCGCGCACCGACTCGGCCACGGCAAAGCCGGGATCCCACATCAGCGAGCCGTAACCGAAGACCCAATTTACCTTGCCCATGTCAGTTCGACCCCTTTCGAATGGCAAAGTTAGGTCAGGGATCGGGGGGATTAAAGCCCCATGACATGATCCGGGGCGCAACGGCGGGTTTCGCCAGCGTCATGCCTGCGGAAACGGGCGTGGCTAGTCGGATTTGCCCGAAGTGGCGACACGGCCGAAATCGGGGGCTTCGGTGTCCTGACCAGCCTCGATGATGCCGCGCCGAATGCCGCGTGTGCGGGTGAAATAGTCATGCAATTGCTGACCATCGCCCATGCGGATGGCGCGTTGCAGGGTGAACAGTTCCTCGGTGAAGCGTCCCAGAATGTCCAGCGTTGCCTCCTTGTTGTGCAGGAATACATCCCGCCACATGGTCGGATCGCTGGCGGCGATGCGGGTGAAATCGCGAAAGCCCGCGGCCGAATACTGGATGACCTCTTCATCGGTGACGCGCCGCAGGTGGTCGGCCACGCCGACCATCGTGAAGGCGATCAGATGGGGGGCATGGCTGGTGACGGCCAGCACCAGGTCGTGATGGCCGGGCTCCATCCGGTCGCATTTGGCACCCATGGCGCTGACCAGTTCCGCAAGGCGATCGACGGCCTGCGGGTCGCTGTCGGGCAGGGGGGTCAGAAGCCACCAGCGGTTGATGAACAGCGTCGAAAAACCGGCACGCGGACCGGAATGTTCGGTCCCCGCCAAGGGATGGCCGGGAATGAAATGGACATCGTCGGGCAGTTGCGGCTGCACTGCGTCGATCACGGCCTGCTTGACCGAGCCGACATCGGTGACCGTCGCACCCGGTTTCAGATGGGGAGCGATCTCGGCGGCCACGTCGCCCATGGCCCCGACCGGCACGGCCAGAACCACCAGATCCGCATCGGCCACGGCTTCAGCAAGGCTGTCAGTCACGCGATCGCAGAGGCCGATTTCGCGCGCTGTGTCGCGCGTCTGCTGGCTGCGGGCATAGCCGACAACTTCATTGGCCAGCTTTCTATCGCGAATCGCCAGCGACATGGAACCAGCAATCAGCCCCAGCCCGATCAGCGCTATGCGGTCATAGATCACGCTCATGCCGGTCTCCGCCCTTGCATGAATCGCGCAAGGCAATCGATCACCCGAGCGCATCCGTCCTCATCCCCGACAGTGATCCGCAGGGCGGATGGCAGGCCATAGCCCGACACCGAGCGGACCAGGATGCCCTCGGTGCGCAATGCCGCATCTGCCGCCGCGGCCTCATCGGGCGAAACAAAGCGGGCCAGAACGAAATTGGCATGGCTTTCATCGCAGGCGATCCCCATGTCCAGCAATGCTTCACGCAGATGCAGGCGCATTCGGGCATTCAACTCGGCGCAATGGGCTGTAAAACCGGTGTCGCGAATGGCGGCGCTTGCCGCGGCCATCTGGGGTTCGGACAGGTTGAAGGGCTGGCGGATGCGGTTCAGCACGTCGATGACCGCCCGTTGCGCATAGCCCCAGCCGATCCGCAATCCGCCCAGACCATGGATCTTCGAGAAGGTGCGCGTCATCACCACATTCGGAAAGCGGTCCACCAGAGAGGCCCCGCCGTCGAAGCCTTCGACGAATTCGGTATAGGCGCCGTCATGGACCAGGATCACATTCTCGGGCAGCCCTGCAGCCAGCCGGACCAGCGCATCTTCGGACAGGAATGTGCCGGTCGGATTGGCCGGATTGGCAATGAAGACAATTCGGGTTCGTGCCGTGACGGCGTTCAGAATGGCGTCAATGTCGATCACCCGTTCGCGTTCCGGGACGGTGACGGGGTTGGCTCCGACCATCTTGGCAAGAATCGGATACATCGAAAAACCATGTTCCGTGGTGATGATCTCATCCCCGACACCGGCATAGGCTTGGGTGATGAACTGCAACACCTCATCCGATCCCACGCCGCAGATGATGCGATCGGGGTCAAGACCGTGCACCTCGCCGATCGCCTGACGCAGGGGGGCGTGATCGGTTGCCGGATAGCGGTTCAGATTTGTCCCCGCCTCGGTAAAGGCCGCAATCGCCTTGTCGCTGCAACCCAGCGGGTTCTCGTTCGAGGAGAGTTTCAGCACCTGTTCATGCCCCGCCAGCTTGCTTTCGCCGCTGACATAAAGCGCGATATCCATGATGCCGGGCTGCGGGGAGATTTTGGTCATGTCGTCATCCTCTGTTGAGGCCGGTTTATTCGCCCCGCCGCATTATGGGAAGTGGCGAATTTCTTTGCCCTTCAGCCTCGGCTGTCCGATAAAGACCTGTAGCCAGTAAGAACCGAGTATGATGCCTGACGACTCTCTGCCCAAAATTCTTATCGTTGCCCCGAATGCCTCGGCTCGTTTCGGCGGAGAGGCATTTCTGCCGCTCAATTATTTCCGGATCTTGTCGCGGCGTGGCCATCCGGTGCATCTGATCGCGCATCATCGCAATCAGGAGGAATTGCTGTCCCTGCCGGATTGTGACCCGGCGCGAATGCATTTCGTCCCCGATACACGCTGGCACCGCGCCATCTGGCGATTGTTCAGCCGCTTTCCCGAACGGGTGCGCGACCTGATCGGAGGCGGCCTGATGACCGGGTTGAACGAGATCTATCAGGCCCGGCTGATCCGCAAGCTGGTGGCCGAAGGAGAGGTGGATGTCATCCATCAGCCCATACCGGTTTCGCCGCTGATTCCTTCAGGGTTGCACCGCTTCGGAGTGCCGCTGGTGATCGGTCCGATGAATGGCGGGATGGACTATCCGCCCGGTTACGAGGATTACGAAGGCGGCGCAACGCGGGCCTCGATTGCCATCGGGCGGCGCGTCGCCCTGTTGATGAACCGCCTGAAGCCGGGCAAGCACCGCGCCGCCGTCCTGCTGGTCGCCAATGAGCGCACGCGGCGCGCCCTGCCCAACCCCCGCCATCCGCGCATCGAGACATTGATCGAGAATGGCATCGACTTTTCGAAATGGCGCGCGCCACAACAAGAGCGATCAGAGGCTGAATCCGGCAGGCTGCGGCTGGTCTTCCTGGGCCGTTTCGTCCGTTGGAAGGCCATCGACATTACCCTGCAGGCTGTCGCCATGGCGCGGCGTTCGGGTGCCGATGTCTCGCTGGACCTGCTGGGTGATGGCGAGGGGCGCGAAGAACTTGAGTCTCTGGCCTTCGATCTGGGCATTGCCGAACATGTCACCTTCCACGGCTTCAAGCCACAGGAACAATGCGCGGCCATTCTGGCGCGTTCGGATGCGCTGATCCTGAACTCACTGCGGGAATGCGGTGGGGCCGTGGTGCTTGAGGCAATGGCCATGGGGCTGCCGGTGGTGGCAAGCGCCTGGGGCGGGCCGCTGGACTATCTGAACGTCGAAAGCGGCTTTCTGGTTCATCCCTCTCCGCGTGAGGATTTCGACAGGCGTCTGGCCGGCGCGCTTGTGGCCCTGGCCGAGGATCCGGCCCTGCGCCAGCGCATGGGGCAGGCGGGTCAGAAGATCGTGCATCGTGATTTCGATTGGGAAAGCAAGGTCGACCGGATGGTCGAAATCTACCGCGAGGCGGCTGCCGGGAAATAGGTCTGCGCTTTCCCAGGGCCGGTCAAAGCCGCAAGACAACATGAAAAAAGGCCGCTTCGAAGAAGCGGCCTTTGAATGTCTTGGGGTCGGCGAAGATCAGTTCTTCGCGTAGAATTCGACAACCAGGTTCGGTTCCATTTGCACCGCATAGGGCACATCACCCAGCGACGGGGTGCGAACGAAGGTTGCGGTCATCTTGTTGTGATCGGCTTCGATATAGTCCGGGACATCACGCTCGGCCAGGGCCACGGCTTCCAGCACGAAGGCCAGCTGACGCGAACGTTCGCGGATCGAGATGACATCGCCTTCCTTGACGCGGTAGGAGGGGATGTTGACGCGCTTGCCGTTCACTTCGACATGACCGTGGTTCACGAACTGACGTGCGGCAAAAATGGTCGCAA
This is a stretch of genomic DNA from Paracoccus seriniphilus. It encodes these proteins:
- the hisC gene encoding histidinol-phosphate transaminase, translating into MTKISPQPGIMDIALYVSGESKLAGHEQVLKLSSNENPLGCSDKAIAAFTEAGTNLNRYPATDHAPLRQAIGEVHGLDPDRIICGVGSDEVLQFITQAYAGVGDEIITTEHGFSMYPILAKMVGANPVTVPERERVIDIDAILNAVTARTRIVFIANPANPTGTFLSEDALVRLAAGLPENVILVHDGAYTEFVEGFDGGASLVDRFPNVVMTRTFSKIHGLGGLRIGWGYAQRAVIDVLNRIRQPFNLSEPQMAAASAAIRDTGFTAHCAELNARMRLHLREALLDMGIACDESHANFVLARFVSPDEAAAADAALRTEGILVRSVSGYGLPSALRITVGDEDGCARVIDCLARFMQGRRPA
- a CDS encoding glycosyltransferase family 4 protein; amino-acid sequence: MMPDDSLPKILIVAPNASARFGGEAFLPLNYFRILSRRGHPVHLIAHHRNQEELLSLPDCDPARMHFVPDTRWHRAIWRLFSRFPERVRDLIGGGLMTGLNEIYQARLIRKLVAEGEVDVIHQPIPVSPLIPSGLHRFGVPLVIGPMNGGMDYPPGYEDYEGGATRASIAIGRRVALLMNRLKPGKHRAAVLLVANERTRRALPNPRHPRIETLIENGIDFSKWRAPQQERSEAESGRLRLVFLGRFVRWKAIDITLQAVAMARRSGADVSLDLLGDGEGREELESLAFDLGIAEHVTFHGFKPQEQCAAILARSDALILNSLRECGGAVVLEAMAMGLPVVASAWGGPLDYLNVESGFLVHPSPREDFDRRLAGALVALAEDPALRQRMGQAGQKIVHRDFDWESKVDRMVEIYREAAAGK
- a CDS encoding gamma-glutamylcyclotransferase, which encodes MGKVNWVFGYGSLMWDPGFAVAESVRAQLTGYARSFCLRSTRYRGTETNPGLVLGLDRNPDARCSGLALRIPDGDHAEVMDYLREREMDTGAYREAIVPLELEDGRQIEAIAYVMRRDHWQYAGGLCLHEQARIISCAQGKRGPNAEYLFNTARHLSEIGLPDETMNKLASNVQEILMGEGNRQTPD
- a CDS encoding prephenate/arogenate dehydrogenase family protein, which translates into the protein MSVIYDRIALIGLGLIAGSMSLAIRDRKLANEVVGYARSQQTRDTAREIGLCDRVTDSLAEAVADADLVVLAVPVGAMGDVAAEIAPHLKPGATVTDVGSVKQAVIDAVQPQLPDDVHFIPGHPLAGTEHSGPRAGFSTLFINRWWLLTPLPDSDPQAVDRLAELVSAMGAKCDRMEPGHHDLVLAVTSHAPHLIAFTMVGVADHLRRVTDEEVIQYSAAGFRDFTRIAASDPTMWRDVFLHNKEATLDILGRFTEELFTLQRAIRMGDGQQLHDYFTRTRGIRRGIIEAGQDTEAPDFGRVATSGKSD